In Molothrus aeneus isolate 106 chromosome 3, BPBGC_Maene_1.0, whole genome shotgun sequence, a single genomic region encodes these proteins:
- the RNF8 gene encoding E3 ubiquitin-protein ligase RNF8 isoform X1 yields MAVRGVPCLAWCLRRVGASGDWLLLEAGTQVTIGRGLDITYQLVSKTCPLMISRKHCVFQQNAEGQWTVKDNKSLNGVWLNKQRLDPSKVYPIAEGDRIELGVPLENRETAEYEYEVIKDEWEKIRPFLAQRSDLGKAKSSRPKRKFSLEELETCESEGPSNSRCKRDRMSCGSEPLDKSWRQAEEARRLTEKMDVKLPSPGPSEGDSGPGHGSPVHSKAVTVLQQDQKGSGLVESWTGLKKLRKSLEDTMKLKVKVQEKQTAVLNVKQKRRKCDQKEILVMEQELQELQNQLCMEQEHQQQQVEELERTFCKEQQKLEGEKCQQGEENLKEQLAQVLQEHRALMEELNRNKKDFEEIIRAKNKELEETKEEKEKVRAQKEEVLNQMNDVLENELQCTICSEHFIEAVTLNCAHSFCSYCINEWTKRKVECPICRQEIKSKTRSLVLDNCINRMVEKLDVEMKEHRLSLIRERKEKQNVMVKPATDSDNGVPSTTYSILSMNSCDSEDSEEDSAYSESYYVI; encoded by the exons ATGGCGGTGCGCGGGGTGCCGTGCCTGGCCTGGTGCCTCCGCCGAGTCGGGGCCAGTGGCGACTGGCTCCTGCTGGAGGCCGGCACGCAG GTGACTATTGGCCGAGGATTAGATATCACGTACCAGCTGGTGTCAAAAACCTGTCCCCTGATGATCTCTCGTAAGCACTGTGTCTTCCAGCAGAATGCAGAAGGGCAGTGGACTGTCAAGGATAACAAG AGTCTAAATGGAGTTTGGCTTAATAAACAGCGCCTGGATCCATCAAAAGTCTATCCTATAGCTGAAGGAGACCGTATCGAGTTGGGAGTGCCTTTGGAAAACAGAGAGACTGCTGAATATGAGTATGAAGTAATTAAAGATGAATGGGAGAAAATTAGACCCTTTTTAGCCCAAAGAAGTGACCTGGGGAAAGCTAAGAGTTCAAGACCTAAACGTAAATTCAGTTTGGAGGAATTGGAGACATGTGAATCAGAAGGCCCTTCAAACTCCAGATGTAAAAGAGACAGAATGTCCTGTGGCAGTGAACCTTTAGATAAATCATGGAGACAGGCAGAGGAGGCCAGACGGCTAACAGAGAAGATGGATGTCAAGCTGCCTTCTCCTGGACCCAGTGAGGGGGATAGTGGTCCAGGGCATGGTAGCCCTGTTCACTCCAAAGCTGTGACTGTCCTCCAGCAGGACCAGAAAGGCTCTGGTCTTGTAGAGTCATGGACTGGCttgaaaaagctgagaaaatcTCTAGAAGATACAATGAAATTAAAGGTCAAAGTGCAGGAGAAGCAGACTGCAGTTCTAAATGTCAAGCAGAAGCGCAGGAAATGTGATCAGAAGGAGATCCTAGTAAtggaacaggagctgcaggagttgCAGAACCAACTCTGCATGGAACAAgagcatcagcagcagcaggtggaagagctggagaggacaTTCTGtaaagagcagcagaagctAGAG GGAGAAAAGTGTCAACAAGGGGAAGAGAAtctgaaggagcagctggccCAGGTCCTGCAAGAG CATCGTGCTTTGATGGAAGAACTGAATCGtaataaaaaagattttgagGAGATAATTCGAGCCAAAAATAAAGAACTGGAGGAAACCAAG gaggagaaggaaaaggtgaGAGCCCAAAAAGAAGAGGTGTTGAATCAGATGAATGATGTGTTGGAGAATGAGTTGCAGTGCACAATCTGTTCTGAGCACTTTATCGAG GCGGTCACTCTGAACTGTGCACACAGCTTCTGCTCCTACTGCATCAATGAGTGGACAAAACGTAAAGTGGAGTGCCCTATCTGCAGGCAGGAGATCAAATCAAAGACACGCTCTCTGGTGCTGGACAACTGCATTAACAGGATGGTAGAAAAACTGGATGTGGAAATGAAAGAGCATCGCCTGAGCCTTATCAGAGAGCGGAAAG AGAAACAGAATGTGATGGTGAAGCCAGCCACGGACAGTGACAACGGTGTCCCTTCTACCACCTACTCCATCTTGTCAATGAACAGTTGTGACAGTGAGGACTCTGAGGAGGATTCTGCCTATAGTGAAAGCTACTATGTTATCTGA
- the RNF8 gene encoding E3 ubiquitin-protein ligase RNF8 isoform X2, with protein MLLLLSHHGFEALRCADLLGEGLEVTIGRGLDITYQLVSKTCPLMISRKHCVFQQNAEGQWTVKDNKSLNGVWLNKQRLDPSKVYPIAEGDRIELGVPLENRETAEYEYEVIKDEWEKIRPFLAQRSDLGKAKSSRPKRKFSLEELETCESEGPSNSRCKRDRMSCGSEPLDKSWRQAEEARRLTEKMDVKLPSPGPSEGDSGPGHGSPVHSKAVTVLQQDQKGSGLVESWTGLKKLRKSLEDTMKLKVKVQEKQTAVLNVKQKRRKCDQKEILVMEQELQELQNQLCMEQEHQQQQVEELERTFCKEQQKLEGEKCQQGEENLKEQLAQVLQEHRALMEELNRNKKDFEEIIRAKNKELEETKEEKEKVRAQKEEVLNQMNDVLENELQCTICSEHFIEAVTLNCAHSFCSYCINEWTKRKVECPICRQEIKSKTRSLVLDNCINRMVEKLDVEMKEHRLSLIRERKEKQNVMVKPATDSDNGVPSTTYSILSMNSCDSEDSEEDSAYSESYYVI; from the exons ATGCTTTTGTTACTCTCCCATCATGGATTTGAAGCCCTGAGATGTGCAGATCTCCTCGGTGAAGGACTGGAG GTGACTATTGGCCGAGGATTAGATATCACGTACCAGCTGGTGTCAAAAACCTGTCCCCTGATGATCTCTCGTAAGCACTGTGTCTTCCAGCAGAATGCAGAAGGGCAGTGGACTGTCAAGGATAACAAG AGTCTAAATGGAGTTTGGCTTAATAAACAGCGCCTGGATCCATCAAAAGTCTATCCTATAGCTGAAGGAGACCGTATCGAGTTGGGAGTGCCTTTGGAAAACAGAGAGACTGCTGAATATGAGTATGAAGTAATTAAAGATGAATGGGAGAAAATTAGACCCTTTTTAGCCCAAAGAAGTGACCTGGGGAAAGCTAAGAGTTCAAGACCTAAACGTAAATTCAGTTTGGAGGAATTGGAGACATGTGAATCAGAAGGCCCTTCAAACTCCAGATGTAAAAGAGACAGAATGTCCTGTGGCAGTGAACCTTTAGATAAATCATGGAGACAGGCAGAGGAGGCCAGACGGCTAACAGAGAAGATGGATGTCAAGCTGCCTTCTCCTGGACCCAGTGAGGGGGATAGTGGTCCAGGGCATGGTAGCCCTGTTCACTCCAAAGCTGTGACTGTCCTCCAGCAGGACCAGAAAGGCTCTGGTCTTGTAGAGTCATGGACTGGCttgaaaaagctgagaaaatcTCTAGAAGATACAATGAAATTAAAGGTCAAAGTGCAGGAGAAGCAGACTGCAGTTCTAAATGTCAAGCAGAAGCGCAGGAAATGTGATCAGAAGGAGATCCTAGTAAtggaacaggagctgcaggagttgCAGAACCAACTCTGCATGGAACAAgagcatcagcagcagcaggtggaagagctggagaggacaTTCTGtaaagagcagcagaagctAGAG GGAGAAAAGTGTCAACAAGGGGAAGAGAAtctgaaggagcagctggccCAGGTCCTGCAAGAG CATCGTGCTTTGATGGAAGAACTGAATCGtaataaaaaagattttgagGAGATAATTCGAGCCAAAAATAAAGAACTGGAGGAAACCAAG gaggagaaggaaaaggtgaGAGCCCAAAAAGAAGAGGTGTTGAATCAGATGAATGATGTGTTGGAGAATGAGTTGCAGTGCACAATCTGTTCTGAGCACTTTATCGAG GCGGTCACTCTGAACTGTGCACACAGCTTCTGCTCCTACTGCATCAATGAGTGGACAAAACGTAAAGTGGAGTGCCCTATCTGCAGGCAGGAGATCAAATCAAAGACACGCTCTCTGGTGCTGGACAACTGCATTAACAGGATGGTAGAAAAACTGGATGTGGAAATGAAAGAGCATCGCCTGAGCCTTATCAGAGAGCGGAAAG AGAAACAGAATGTGATGGTGAAGCCAGCCACGGACAGTGACAACGGTGTCCCTTCTACCACCTACTCCATCTTGTCAATGAACAGTTGTGACAGTGAGGACTCTGAGGAGGATTCTGCCTATAGTGAAAGCTACTATGTTATCTGA
- the RNF8 gene encoding E3 ubiquitin-protein ligase RNF8 isoform X3: MAVRGVPCLAWCLRRVGASGDWLLLEAGTQVTIGRGLDITYQLVSKTCPLMISRKHCVFQQNAEGQWTVKDNKSLNGVWLNKQRLDPSKVYPIAEGDRIELGVPLENRETAEYEYEVIKDEWEKIRPFLAQRSDLGKAKSSRPKRKFSLEELETCESEGPSNSRCKRDRMSCGSEPLDKSWRQAEEARRLTEKMDVKLPSPGPSEGDSGPGHGSPVHSKAVTVLQQDQKGSGLVESWTGLKKLRKSLEDTMKLKVKVQEKQTAVLNVKQKRRKCDQKEILVMEQELQELQNQLCMEQEHQQQQVEELERTFCKEQQKLEGEKCQQGEENLKEQLAQVLQEHRALMEELNRNKKDFEEIIRAKNKELEETKEEKEKVRAQKEEVLNQMNDVLENELQCTICSEHFIEAVTLNCAHSFCSYCINEWTKRKVECPICRQEIKSKTRSLVLDNCINRMVEKLDVEMKEHRLSLIRERKGERETECDGEASHGQ, encoded by the exons ATGGCGGTGCGCGGGGTGCCGTGCCTGGCCTGGTGCCTCCGCCGAGTCGGGGCCAGTGGCGACTGGCTCCTGCTGGAGGCCGGCACGCAG GTGACTATTGGCCGAGGATTAGATATCACGTACCAGCTGGTGTCAAAAACCTGTCCCCTGATGATCTCTCGTAAGCACTGTGTCTTCCAGCAGAATGCAGAAGGGCAGTGGACTGTCAAGGATAACAAG AGTCTAAATGGAGTTTGGCTTAATAAACAGCGCCTGGATCCATCAAAAGTCTATCCTATAGCTGAAGGAGACCGTATCGAGTTGGGAGTGCCTTTGGAAAACAGAGAGACTGCTGAATATGAGTATGAAGTAATTAAAGATGAATGGGAGAAAATTAGACCCTTTTTAGCCCAAAGAAGTGACCTGGGGAAAGCTAAGAGTTCAAGACCTAAACGTAAATTCAGTTTGGAGGAATTGGAGACATGTGAATCAGAAGGCCCTTCAAACTCCAGATGTAAAAGAGACAGAATGTCCTGTGGCAGTGAACCTTTAGATAAATCATGGAGACAGGCAGAGGAGGCCAGACGGCTAACAGAGAAGATGGATGTCAAGCTGCCTTCTCCTGGACCCAGTGAGGGGGATAGTGGTCCAGGGCATGGTAGCCCTGTTCACTCCAAAGCTGTGACTGTCCTCCAGCAGGACCAGAAAGGCTCTGGTCTTGTAGAGTCATGGACTGGCttgaaaaagctgagaaaatcTCTAGAAGATACAATGAAATTAAAGGTCAAAGTGCAGGAGAAGCAGACTGCAGTTCTAAATGTCAAGCAGAAGCGCAGGAAATGTGATCAGAAGGAGATCCTAGTAAtggaacaggagctgcaggagttgCAGAACCAACTCTGCATGGAACAAgagcatcagcagcagcaggtggaagagctggagaggacaTTCTGtaaagagcagcagaagctAGAG GGAGAAAAGTGTCAACAAGGGGAAGAGAAtctgaaggagcagctggccCAGGTCCTGCAAGAG CATCGTGCTTTGATGGAAGAACTGAATCGtaataaaaaagattttgagGAGATAATTCGAGCCAAAAATAAAGAACTGGAGGAAACCAAG gaggagaaggaaaaggtgaGAGCCCAAAAAGAAGAGGTGTTGAATCAGATGAATGATGTGTTGGAGAATGAGTTGCAGTGCACAATCTGTTCTGAGCACTTTATCGAG GCGGTCACTCTGAACTGTGCACACAGCTTCTGCTCCTACTGCATCAATGAGTGGACAAAACGTAAAGTGGAGTGCCCTATCTGCAGGCAGGAGATCAAATCAAAGACACGCTCTCTGGTGCTGGACAACTGCATTAACAGGATGGTAGAAAAACTGGATGTGGAAATGAAAGAGCATCGCCTGAGCCTTATCAGAGAGCGGAAAGGTGAGAG AGAAACAGAATGTGATGGTGAAGCCAGCCACGGACAGTGA